From Pirellulales bacterium:
TCGAGGGGGAACGCATTGTGGCGAAACCAGGAACCTTCGCCAGCATGCCGGTCGGAGTGAAGCATTGCTTCAAGAACGAAAGCCACGAGCGGGCGCGGATGATCATCTCGGTGGCGCCGGCCGGACTCGAAGAAATGTTTCTGGCCGCCGGTAGCCCGATCGACCCGGGGGCCGTGCCCGGCCCACCCTCACCGGACGACATCGCGCGGCTTTTGGAATTGGCGCCGCGCTATGGCGTGACGATCGAATTGCCGGCGGGGCATTAGTTAATTTCGATGCCACTCAGCGTGCCGCCGGCGGGTCCTTCAGCTGCTCACGTGCCAAGGCGCGAAGTGCGGCCAGTGAATGGTGCGGCGCGTCGGCCGGCAACATTCCCGCGGCGGCCGCGGCCAGGATCTTTTCCAGATCGGCGTCGGCGAACCGCAAAGGGAATGCATAGTCGTTCCCTTCAAACCTTGGCCCGCGCATCTTGAACGAGATCGCGTCGAGACGGTCGGAAAAGGGTCCATCCGCGGCGCTGATCAATGACCAATTCCACTTGTCGGCCTCGCCCGCCTGGTAGATCCAGGCATGCCGCGGCGCCGGCCGGTCTTTGCCGACTGTGAATTCAATATTCGAGAGCCAGTCCACAGGACCTTCGGCAGGCTCGGGCTGCGATCGCGACCAGATCACCAGGGCTGAACGGTCCGAGAGCCGGAACGAGTGCCACATACCATAGTGAGAATCGAAGCCGGCACCGGAGGTTCGAGGTGTTACATCGAGCGGCGGTTCGACCGTCGCATCGGCCCCCGCCTCCCCATCGATCGCCGGAACGAGCGATTTGTAATCCGCTGGCGGCGTGAACTCGAAAAGTGAATCGTCGAGTGGAATGTTGACGCTGATCTCGTCATATTCCGAGTCGCGACGCGTCGTGCCGTCGTCCAAGACCTCGTCAAGGACCAGGTGCACGGGCAAACCGGTCGTCGGATCAAGCCAGATGGTTTCGATCGTCGTTCGTTCGATATCCTCATCGCGAATGCGGTTTTCGTAAACATCGCACTGTCGGCCGGCGTAGGTTTCGGTCCGCAGTTTTTTGTAGTCCGCCGTTGAAGGCTTCAGAAACTCCGAGGCGATCTGGGCCTGCACACTCGCCTCGGTCTTCAGCTGTGCTTCGAGCGCGCCGATCGGGACCGTGAAGTATTCTTTGTCGTCTGTTTGGGCCAACGTCTGGCGCCGACCGTCGCAATACACCATGGCGCGGCGAATCTCGACTCCGTTCTTTGATTGCCCGACGCCCACGGACGTGTGCCGGTACTTGTTGGG
This genomic window contains:
- a CDS encoding cupin domain-containing protein, which gives rise to MGDVYRFLATGKETSGRYATFEAIVPPGGGPPPHTHSREDESFYILEGEMTFYVEGERIVAKPGTFASMPVGVKHCFKNESHERARMIISVAPAGLEEMFLAAGSPIDPGAVPGPPSPDDIARLLELAPRYGVTIELPAGH
- a CDS encoding DUF2092 domain-containing protein, translated to MNARENDDRTLDELLTGYYAPLREVSVDEREQVIERVAAARADVVPAGLTIRRRPLALLATAACLLVAISLAAILISPTAEHAYGLEALPERFFAVQSIRIRGTDYIYDNHKPEAPAVKVPTEFLVKRPNKYRHTSVGVGQSKNGVEIRRAMVYCDGRRQTLAQTDDKEYFTVPIGALEAQLKTEASVQAQIASEFLKPSTADYKKLRTETYAGRQCDVYENRIRDEDIERTTIETIWLDPTTGLPVHLVLDEVLDDGTTRRDSEYDEISVNIPLDDSLFEFTPPADYKSLVPAIDGEAGADATVEPPLDVTPRTSGAGFDSHYGMWHSFRLSDRSALVIWSRSQPEPAEGPVDWLSNIEFTVGKDRPAPRHAWIYQAGEADKWNWSLISAADGPFSDRLDAISFKMRGPRFEGNDYAFPLRFADADLEKILAAAAAGMLPADAPHHSLAALRALAREQLKDPPAAR